In Anaerostipes hadrus ATCC 29173 = JCM 17467, a single genomic region encodes these proteins:
- the leuS gene encoding leucine--tRNA ligase: protein MATPYNHKAIEQKWRKHWQEHPVNVNDGKKPKYYCLDMFPYPSGSGLHVGHWRGYVISDVWSRYKLLNGYYVIHPMGWDAFGLPAENYAIKMGTHPRISTEANIKNIKRQINEISAIYDWDMEVNTTDPEFYKWTQWIFVKMFKKGLAYEKQMPINWCPSCKTGLANEEVVNGKCERCGADVTKKNLRQWMLKITAYADRLLADLDKLDWPEKVKKMQAEWIGKSHGAEVNFKVDGRDDEITVYTTRPDTLHGATFMVLAPEHELAKDLATDETREAVEEYIYQASLKSSVDRMQDKEKTGVFTGSYAINPINGAKVPIWLSDYVLADYGTGAIMCVPAHDDRDFEFAKKFDIPIIQVIAKDGKEIENMEEAYTEASGIMINSGDWNGKESSELKEEAPKIIEEMGIGKKTTNYKLRDWVFSRQRYWGEPIPIVHCPDCGAVPVPEEELPLTLPEVEKYEPTGTGESPLADIEDWVNCKCPVCGKDAKRETNTMPQWAGSSWYFLRYIDNKNNEELVSREKADKYLPVDMYIGGVEHAVLHLLYSRFYTKFLCDIGVIDFDEPFHKLFNQGMITGKNGIKMSKSKGNVVSPDDLVRDYGCDSLRMYELFVGPPELDAEWDESGIDGVHRFLTRFYKLIMDQKDKGVEADKELLKVRHKLIYDITTRLNNFSLNTVVSGFMEYTNTLTAMAKKSGVDKETLETAIVLLAPFAPHIAEELWEAMGHEDSVFAQTWPTYDEEAMKEDEVEIVVQINGKVKGKLVIGAEEDKDSVLAKAKEVLGDKLNGNIVKEIYVPGRIVNIVQK, encoded by the coding sequence CCAATGGGATGGGATGCATTTGGACTTCCAGCAGAAAACTATGCGATCAAGATGGGAACACATCCTCGTATTTCTACAGAAGCCAATATTAAGAATATCAAACGCCAGATCAATGAGATTTCCGCAATCTATGACTGGGATATGGAAGTTAACACAACAGACCCAGAATTCTACAAATGGACACAGTGGATCTTCGTAAAGATGTTCAAGAAAGGCCTTGCATACGAGAAACAGATGCCGATCAACTGGTGTCCATCATGTAAGACAGGACTTGCGAACGAAGAAGTAGTAAATGGTAAGTGTGAACGCTGCGGTGCAGACGTAACCAAGAAGAACTTAAGACAGTGGATGTTAAAGATCACAGCATATGCAGATCGTTTGTTAGCTGATCTTGATAAACTTGACTGGCCAGAGAAAGTTAAGAAGATGCAGGCAGAGTGGATCGGTAAGAGCCACGGTGCAGAAGTTAACTTCAAAGTTGATGGAAGAGATGATGAGATCACAGTTTATACAACTCGTCCAGATACATTACACGGAGCAACATTTATGGTATTAGCTCCAGAACATGAATTAGCGAAAGATCTTGCAACAGATGAGACAAGAGAAGCAGTAGAAGAATATATCTATCAGGCATCCCTAAAATCATCTGTAGACCGTATGCAGGATAAAGAAAAGACAGGTGTATTTACAGGAAGCTATGCGATCAACCCGATCAATGGAGCAAAAGTACCAATCTGGTTATCTGATTATGTACTTGCAGATTACGGTACAGGAGCGATCATGTGTGTACCAGCGCATGATGACCGTGACTTTGAATTTGCTAAGAAGTTTGACATTCCGATCATTCAGGTTATCGCTAAAGATGGTAAAGAGATTGAGAACATGGAAGAAGCTTACACAGAAGCATCTGGTATTATGATCAATTCCGGAGACTGGAATGGAAAAGAATCTTCTGAATTAAAAGAAGAAGCACCAAAGATCATCGAAGAGATGGGAATCGGTAAGAAGACAACAAACTATAAGTTACGTGACTGGGTATTCAGTCGTCAGCGTTACTGGGGTGAACCAATTCCTATCGTTCATTGCCCAGACTGTGGAGCAGTTCCAGTACCAGAAGAAGAATTACCATTGACATTACCAGAAGTTGAGAAATACGAACCAACAGGAACAGGAGAATCTCCATTAGCAGACATCGAAGACTGGGTAAACTGTAAGTGTCCTGTATGTGGTAAGGATGCGAAACGTGAGACAAACACAATGCCTCAGTGGGCAGGATCATCATGGTATTTCTTAAGATACATCGATAACAAGAATAATGAAGAATTAGTATCTAGAGAGAAAGCAGACAAATACTTACCAGTAGATATGTATATCGGTGGAGTAGAACATGCTGTATTGCATCTGTTATATTCAAGATTCTACACAAAATTCTTATGTGACATCGGAGTGATCGACTTTGATGAACCATTCCACAAACTGTTCAACCAGGGAATGATCACAGGTAAGAACGGTATCAAGATGAGTAAATCCAAAGGAAATGTCGTATCCCCAGATGATCTTGTAAGAGATTATGGATGTGATTCCTTAAGAATGTACGAACTGTTCGTTGGACCACCAGAATTAGATGCTGAATGGGATGAAAGCGGTATCGATGGAGTGCATAGATTCTTAACAAGATTCTACAAACTTATCATGGATCAGAAAGACAAAGGTGTAGAAGCTGATAAAGAATTATTAAAAGTACGTCATAAACTGATCTACGATATCACAACACGTTTAAATAACTTCAGCTTGAATACAGTTGTGAGTGGATTTATGGAATATACCAATACATTAACAGCAATGGCTAAGAAATCTGGAGTTGACAAAGAAACTTTAGAGACAGCAATTGTATTACTCGCACCATTTGCACCACATATTGCAGAAGAATTATGGGAAGCAATGGGACATGAGGACAGCGTATTTGCTCAGACATGGCCAACATATGATGAAGAAGCTATGAAAGAGGATGAAGTAGAGATCGTTGTTCAGATCAATGGTAAAGTAAAAGGAAAACTTGTCATCGGTGCAGAAGAAGACAAAGATTCTGTTCTTGCGAAAGCTAAGGAAGTTCTTGGAGATAAATTAAACGGTAATATCGTGAAAGAAATTTATGTACCAGGAAGAATTGTAAATATCGTTCAGAAATAG